A window of the Armatimonadia bacterium genome harbors these coding sequences:
- a CDS encoding DUF6785 family protein, whose amino-acid sequence MQEVPRRHGVTPRCILIGLLLMPVNVYWVTLVEVRWYTLDGSCLPLFITPVFMLFALALLNLLLLRFAPRQAFSQAELLVIYLMVVISETLAGHDFVQNLFGTIGHPFRFATPENRWEELFWQYIPRWLTVSDEIALRGLYEGRESFWQPQMYGPFLVPLAAWGGFLFVLIFVMLCINVLVRKPWTEQEKLSYPLILLPLELTRGQESARFFRNHLMWIGFGIATVIDVVNGCHALWPQIPEIRYIKLYELAQHWPSRPWNATGSTRLGMYPFAIGLAFFLPSDLSFSCWFFYVVSKFERVAGAMMGQQSAQGFPYLNEQAGGAWIGIALVSLWALRGHLRKVWDHVQGLPTDLDDRQEPISYRTAIAGIVLGSVALCIFFGYAGMSPAVTLSFFLIFFLLSIAITRVRAELGTPHEIYFVNPHRLMVQIAGAGAFGARNLTALSVTYWFNRGYRCHPMPCQLEAFKMSEFADLDRKWLAGAIMIATVGAIVFSFWANLHITMREGAAARCMGFKSWVGRETYDRLSTWILSPQPTDYSAIAAMVVGGVIVWALKALRFRYGGLPFHPAGYALAISFAMDYFWFAFFVSWLIKVVLMRYGGQKAHRQGIWFFLGLLAGDYTIGAIWAIIGPAFGVKTYKIFI is encoded by the coding sequence GTGCAAGAGGTACCCCGTCGACACGGCGTCACGCCGCGCTGCATCCTGATCGGCCTGCTGCTGATGCCGGTCAATGTCTATTGGGTCACGCTCGTCGAGGTCCGCTGGTACACCCTCGACGGCTCCTGTCTGCCTCTGTTCATCACGCCCGTCTTCATGCTCTTCGCCCTGGCCCTGCTGAACCTGCTCCTGCTGCGCTTCGCCCCCCGACAGGCTTTCAGCCAGGCCGAACTGCTGGTCATCTACCTGATGGTCGTGATCTCGGAGACCCTGGCCGGACACGACTTCGTCCAGAATCTCTTCGGCACCATCGGTCACCCCTTCCGCTTCGCAACCCCGGAGAATCGCTGGGAGGAGCTGTTCTGGCAGTACATCCCCCGGTGGCTCACCGTGTCGGATGAGATCGCGCTCCGCGGTCTGTACGAGGGGCGCGAGAGCTTCTGGCAGCCCCAGATGTACGGCCCCTTCCTGGTGCCACTCGCGGCGTGGGGCGGCTTCTTGTTTGTGCTGATCTTTGTGATGCTGTGCATCAATGTTCTGGTTCGGAAGCCCTGGACCGAACAGGAGAAGCTCTCCTACCCTTTGATCCTGCTGCCCCTGGAGCTGACTCGCGGCCAGGAGTCGGCGCGGTTCTTCCGCAACCACCTCATGTGGATCGGCTTTGGGATCGCGACGGTCATCGATGTTGTGAACGGCTGCCATGCCCTGTGGCCGCAGATCCCCGAGATCCGCTACATCAAGCTGTATGAACTGGCCCAGCACTGGCCCAGTCGGCCCTGGAACGCCACCGGCTCGACACGTCTGGGCATGTACCCCTTCGCCATTGGCCTGGCCTTCTTTCTTCCCTCCGACCTTAGCTTCTCGTGCTGGTTCTTCTATGTGGTGTCGAAGTTCGAGCGCGTCGCCGGTGCGATGATGGGACAGCAGTCGGCCCAGGGCTTCCCCTACCTCAACGAGCAGGCCGGTGGTGCGTGGATCGGGATTGCCCTGGTGTCCCTGTGGGCGTTGCGCGGGCATCTGCGCAAGGTGTGGGACCATGTCCAGGGCCTGCCGACGGACCTCGATGACCGCCAGGAGCCGATCAGCTACCGAACGGCGATTGCCGGCATTGTCCTGGGGAGCGTGGCCCTGTGCATCTTCTTCGGCTACGCAGGGATGTCCCCGGCGGTCACGCTGAGCTTCTTTCTGATCTTCTTCCTCCTATCCATCGCCATCACCCGGGTGCGGGCCGAACTGGGCACGCCCCACGAGATCTACTTCGTCAACCCCCACCGCCTGATGGTACAGATCGCCGGTGCCGGGGCCTTTGGGGCCCGCAACCTGACGGCGCTCTCGGTCACCTACTGGTTCAACCGCGGATACCGCTGCCACCCGATGCCCTGCCAGCTCGAGGCCTTCAAGATGAGCGAGTTCGCCGACCTGGACCGCAAGTGGCTGGCCGGGGCGATCATGATCGCTACGGTCGGGGCGATCGTGTTCAGCTTCTGGGCGAACCTTCATATCACGATGCGGGAGGGTGCTGCGGCACGCTGCATGGGGTTCAAGTCGTGGGTGGGCCGGGAGACCTACGATCGGCTGTCGACGTGGATCCTCTCGCCCCAGCCGACGGACTACAGCGCCATCGCCGCCATGGTTGTGGGTGGGGTGATCGTGTGGGCGCTGAAGGCGCTGCGGTTCCGTTACGGCGGCCTGCCCTTCCATCCGGCCGGGTATGCGCTGGCGATCTCCTTTGCGATGGACTACTTCTGGTTCGCTTTCTTTGTGAGCTGGCTCATCAAGGTCGTGCTCATGCGCTACGGTGGCCAGAAAGCGCACCGGCAGGGGATTTGGTTCTTCCTCGGACTGTTAGCTGGAGACTACACGATCGGTGCCATCTGGGCCATCATCGGTCCGGCCTTCGGCGTGAAGACCTACAAGATCTTCATCTAG
- a CDS encoding radical SAM protein gives MTELLYAVKDCIAGGRPLTVAEGEELYACTDLLELGRLAESVRHRLADGNCTLIRTRRIRYSNVCRNQCSYCAKAKRPGEEGAYQRTVEEVVDLVDEAISLGFTQFQLAGGSSPSDELDYFLEMLSTLRARFPKIHLQGFAPAQLVNIANAARLPSTEVLAQLREAGLDSLLEDGADIFDPAIRRVLCRTKATGGQWLQVMREAHGMGMLGGASMLYGHYEGREEKIEHLCHLRDLQDETGRFTFYAPRTFRAENSLANAGALVGGVEDLREFAVGRIFLSTFPHLRCYANDLGMKTTQIALNFGVDTVVVVTHDHEPLKDEDRAEAGLPNLPQLRELVERAGLEIREGTLDQRLSPVASSGS, from the coding sequence ATGACTGAGTTGCTGTACGCAGTAAAGGACTGCATCGCCGGCGGCCGCCCACTCACGGTGGCCGAGGGCGAAGAGCTATATGCCTGCACCGACTTGCTTGAGTTGGGCAGGCTTGCCGAGAGTGTGCGTCATCGCCTGGCCGACGGTAACTGTACCCTGATCAGGACTCGCCGTATCCGATACAGTAATGTGTGTCGCAATCAGTGTTCATACTGCGCCAAGGCCAAGCGGCCTGGTGAGGAGGGCGCCTACCAGCGCACCGTCGAGGAAGTCGTCGATCTGGTCGACGAGGCCATATCTCTGGGCTTCACCCAGTTCCAGCTAGCAGGCGGCTCCAGTCCCTCGGACGAGCTGGACTACTTCCTTGAGATGCTCTCCACTCTCCGCGCTCGTTTCCCCAAGATACACCTCCAGGGCTTCGCACCCGCACAGCTTGTGAACATCGCCAATGCTGCCCGCCTGCCGTCGACTGAGGTTCTTGCTCAGCTTCGTGAGGCAGGGCTCGACTCTCTGCTGGAGGACGGGGCCGACATCTTCGACCCGGCCATCCGCAGGGTCCTGTGTCGGACCAAGGCTACTGGTGGGCAGTGGCTCCAGGTCATGCGCGAGGCCCACGGGATGGGTATGCTCGGCGGTGCCAGCATGCTCTATGGTCACTACGAAGGTCGCGAGGAGAAGATTGAGCACCTGTGCCACCTGCGCGACCTCCAGGACGAGACCGGCCGGTTCACCTTCTACGCACCCCGGACCTTCCGTGCTGAGAACAGTCTCGCCAATGCCGGCGCACTCGTCGGCGGCGTTGAGGACCTGCGGGAGTTTGCCGTCGGGCGCATCTTCCTGTCCACCTTCCCGCACCTGCGTTGTTACGCCAATGATCTGGGCATGAAGACTACGCAGATCGCGCTCAACTTCGGAGTAGATACGGTAGTCGTGGTGACCCACGACCATGAGCCGCTCAAGGACGAGGATCGTGCTGAGGCCGGGCTCCCGAACCTGCCGCAGTTGCGAGAACTGGTCGAGAGGGCCGGGCTGGAGATCCGCGAGGGTACCCTCGACCAGCGGCTTTCGCCCGTGGCTTCTTCCGGCTCCTAG
- a CDS encoding FecR domain-containing protein, giving the protein MRKAAVLLICSFATLVFVGASLLESVLVLQRVAAVSDPGGSISVQPAGSPGFVPLGTTERVKAGDVLRTGADGHLTLNWVDDSRLRIGPDTTVQVLKCQVNRSDDSQDYLFKLDSGQVWVRVLKALSQQSKFEIRTPTATAAVRGTVFSVAVTPDGATRVSVLKGSVALSDKQGSVDIGAGEAGAAGAVSHQVAEMKPDEVAQWDRELSVAKPSLELIEPTYETLPVGLTAVPVSGKAERGSTVTVNGVTITPNLLGKFAIQVPVPAGSDRVDITVRAVDAKGFESVQKRTLVR; this is encoded by the coding sequence ATGAGAAAAGCGGCCGTGCTGTTGATCTGTTCTTTCGCGACGCTGGTGTTCGTCGGCGCCTCGCTTCTGGAGTCGGTACTGGTGCTCCAGCGCGTCGCCGCCGTCAGTGACCCGGGCGGCAGCATCAGCGTCCAGCCTGCCGGATCGCCCGGCTTCGTCCCCCTGGGAACCACGGAGCGAGTGAAGGCCGGAGACGTCCTGCGCACCGGGGCAGACGGCCATCTCACTCTGAACTGGGTCGACGATTCACGCCTCCGAATCGGCCCGGATACGACGGTCCAGGTTCTCAAGTGCCAGGTCAACCGGTCCGACGACAGTCAGGACTACCTCTTCAAGCTGGACAGCGGCCAGGTGTGGGTTCGGGTACTGAAGGCGCTCTCACAGCAATCGAAGTTCGAGATCCGCACTCCGACGGCGACTGCGGCCGTCCGTGGGACGGTTTTCTCCGTTGCCGTCACGCCAGACGGTGCGACCCGGGTATCGGTGCTGAAGGGGAGTGTGGCGCTGTCGGATAAGCAGGGCAGTGTTGACATCGGGGCCGGAGAGGCCGGTGCTGCCGGTGCTGTGTCGCACCAGGTGGCCGAGATGAAGCCTGACGAGGTCGCACAGTGGGATCGAGAACTCTCGGTCGCCAAGCCCAGCCTCGAGCTCATCGAACCCACTTACGAGACCTTGCCGGTCGGGCTCACAGCAGTCCCGGTAAGCGGCAAGGCTGAGCGGGGCTCAACAGTGACCGTGAACGGCGTGACGATCACCCCGAACCTCTTGGGCAAGTTCGCGATCCAGGTTCCGGTGCCTGCAGGCAGTGATCGAGTGGATATCACGGTTCGCGCGGTGGATGCCAAAGGCTTTGAGTCTGTGCAGAAACGTACCCTCGTACGGTAG
- a CDS encoding sugar phosphate isomerase/epimerase yields MSEPRISAQLIVYAGRQAKDLAGVIGELAQIGYAGAEIGANFADEDWGQVKGVFDDKGMVISGLHAGYAAVANPEWGPKAIDACKAMGVSYILSSGVAPGEGIEPYLRCAEPFNAFGAKCKENGITFCYHNHGWEFESFDGVKGIHKLCEVTDPEVVKLNVDVYWVTVGGENPAEFIERYSNRVGYYHFKDGPYTPTGSVAPKPYEFTELGCGTVDLAGALAAARKFSPSWIVYEQDRTALEPKEACRISFEHLKSLGL; encoded by the coding sequence ATGTCAGAACCACGGATTTCGGCACAACTCATCGTGTACGCGGGCAGACAGGCCAAGGACCTGGCGGGCGTGATTGGCGAACTGGCACAGATCGGGTATGCGGGAGCCGAGATCGGCGCCAACTTCGCCGACGAGGACTGGGGGCAAGTCAAGGGCGTCTTCGATGACAAGGGTATGGTGATCTCAGGCCTGCATGCCGGCTATGCCGCCGTGGCCAACCCTGAGTGGGGCCCGAAGGCTATCGACGCCTGCAAGGCAATGGGTGTCAGCTACATCCTATCCTCCGGCGTTGCACCCGGCGAGGGAATCGAGCCCTACCTCCGCTGCGCCGAGCCCTTCAACGCCTTTGGGGCCAAGTGCAAGGAGAACGGGATCACCTTCTGCTACCACAACCACGGGTGGGAGTTCGAGAGCTTCGACGGCGTCAAGGGCATCCACAAGCTGTGCGAAGTGACCGACCCGGAGGTCGTCAAGCTCAACGTGGACGTGTACTGGGTGACTGTCGGTGGCGAGAACCCCGCCGAGTTCATCGAGCGCTACAGCAACCGCGTGGGCTACTACCACTTCAAGGACGGCCCCTACACCCCGACCGGTTCCGTGGCCCCCAAGCCCTATGAGTTCACCGAGCTCGGCTGTGGCACGGTTGACCTCGCGGGCGCTCTCGCGGCCGCCCGCAAGTTCAGCCCGAGCTGGATTGTGTACGAGCAGGACCGGACTGCGCTTGAGCCCAAGGAAGCCTGCCGGATCAGCTTCGAGCACCTCAAGTCGCTGGGACTGTAG
- a CDS encoding OmpH family outer membrane protein — protein MMRTYRQAVGTVLVSLVLALIALSSSFAQPVPVSVKVALVDISKISANYEALQAARGEIEQWHQQQQVWYQQQKAYLQELANRYSYLPQAQFKEVLDILAKPRPLSQELAKRRDELQKQSGDSEARHLELQAKLGRTDKEREEFEQLQAMYAANMEQLTAMDDDLNTEASSRKSQMEIDLTNNLLQAVKDVATAGGYAVVLNKLVVVYGGDDISDTVIAKLNGKGAPAPTAAPKTDATTAPAGAPKPGTAPTTAPTGQPKPPAPPTGGK, from the coding sequence ATGATGCGCACGTACAGGCAAGCCGTGGGGACGGTTCTGGTCAGTCTGGTTCTCGCACTTATCGCCCTTTCCAGCTCTTTCGCCCAGCCGGTGCCCGTGTCGGTCAAGGTAGCCCTCGTAGACATCAGCAAGATCAGTGCCAACTATGAGGCGCTTCAGGCGGCACGCGGCGAAATCGAGCAGTGGCACCAGCAGCAGCAGGTCTGGTATCAGCAGCAGAAGGCCTATCTGCAAGAGCTTGCCAACCGTTACTCCTACCTGCCCCAGGCGCAGTTCAAGGAAGTCCTGGATATCCTCGCCAAGCCGCGCCCGCTGTCTCAGGAACTGGCCAAGCGCCGCGATGAGCTGCAGAAGCAGAGCGGCGACTCCGAGGCCCGGCACCTTGAGTTGCAGGCAAAGCTGGGACGCACCGACAAAGAGCGAGAAGAGTTCGAGCAGCTCCAGGCGATGTACGCCGCCAACATGGAGCAGCTCACTGCGATGGACGACGACCTCAACACTGAGGCCTCCAGTCGCAAGTCTCAGATGGAGATCGACCTCACCAACAACCTCCTGCAGGCGGTCAAGGACGTTGCGACCGCCGGCGGGTACGCCGTAGTCCTCAACAAGCTGGTTGTGGTCTATGGCGGAGACGACATCAGCGACACTGTGATCGCCAAGCTCAACGGGAAGGGAGCGCCTGCACCGACGGCTGCGCCGAAGACCGACGCAACCACGGCCCCGGCAGGCGCGCCGAAGCCCGGAACGGCTCCCACGACCGCTCCGACCGGCCAGCCAAAGCCACCGGCTCCGCCGACCGGAGGCAAGTAG